The stretch of DNA ACTGCCGGCAAGTAGAAAAAGTTTTCATATTTAGTGCCAAGGCACTGACGCACAATGTTCATGGATACATCTTGCAGTTTTGACTGATCTCGCTCCCCTGCTCTTGCGCGCTGCGCCAACCGCCACTCCGGTGCTGGCGGCCACCTCCCGCTGTTCTCCACTCTGGAGGCAGCGGCCACCGCTCCCCCTGCGGTGCTATGGCGTCCAGAGTCTCGCTGTCGGGCTCCATCTCCTCCGCGTCCTCCCTTCCCCAGCCTTCTCCGTCCCCTATGGCGCGACGAGATCCCACGCCTCCCCCGCGTGCCAACCCTTCTGCTCCGGCTCCGACGCAGCCACGGCCTCAACTGCGCTCCATCATCGTGTCGCAGGTCTTGGGCACGGCCTTCGGCCCTATCGTCCAGGGCGGAGGGGGAGGGCCGTCGCGCACGCCGGCGCCGCTGCAGATTGGGGGTGGCTGGCAGACCATGACGAGCCTCCGTCCTCAGGCTTTGCAGCGCCCTCGGCGTCGTGCTCCCGCTGGCCGGCCCCGCATGCTGTCGGCTGCTCGCTCGCTGCCGGTGGAGCTGCATGGATGTTGTTACAACCGCGGGAGCGAAGGGCACATCTCGGTGGACTACACCAACCCGGCGTTCTGCGTCCGGTGCCGCGGTGTGGGGCACATCTCCCATGGCTGCACCAAGCCGCGTAGTCCATCTCCGGTGGAACAACCTGCGCGCCCGCCTCCTGCTCTGCGTCGTCCGGTGGAGGCATCCGCCCCTCCGTCGCCGTGACGCTCAGCCACTAtcctgccgcctccgccgccggcccccCCGCCGCTTGGCGCGATCAGGCTCTGGAGTGAGGTGGTGAGGGCGCCGTCCTGGGACGTGCGGGTTGCTGCCGGCATGGAGTTCTCGGTACCGTTCGGCCCGCTGGAGTCGGCGCCGCCCGGGGTGGCCGTAGTTCAGGATGCGCCGGTGGAAGTTTGCTTCTTGGAGGCGGGTGATGACACACGGAGGTTGGAGGCCGAGCTTGCTCGGGCAGTGCTTGTCACGGTCATCGGCAACATGCCCTCGGTGGATTTGGCCTCTGTGGCGGAGGCGCTGCACGCGACGTTTGGCATTGGTCCGACGGATATGTCTATCCGCGCCTTCTTCCCCAATGATTTCCTTGTCCTATGCCGCAATGAGGAGGTCCAGGACCGGATGGTGCGTGCAGGCCGCGCTAACTCGTCCTGGTTTGAGCTCAACCTCCGGCCGTGGAATAGGCAGGCGCAGGCGACGGCGGCCTCGCTCCCCTACCTGGTGCCGATCTCGTTGAGGGGAGTGCCTGCGCATGCGTGGAACCTGAGGACGGCGAGTGTGATTCTGCGCGGTCTCGGCTACGTTGTGGGGGTGGATGATTCCACGGCTCCCCGGCTCGACATGGCGGATTTCTGGCTGTGGCTGCGCACAGATCGGCCTCATCAGATCCCTCGTCGCCGGTTGTTGTTCATCGATGAGCCCCAGCGAAACCTCTGGGCCGAAGAGGAGGGCCGACGTTCTTCTGTTGGCCGGCATGCCAGCACACTCTGGTATCCGATTGATATCCGGGTTCTGGAGGAGCCGTGGATGGTGGATGGGGAGGATGATGATGGTggtcggcggcctcctcctcctccgccgccgtcgccgccttctGGGAATGACGATCGGGTGCGAGGGCCGCCGAGGAGGGAGGCCCGCAATCCTACAGTGCCCGTGAATTTGGCCAGTAGGGTGGAGTCGTCGACGGCGACGCCACCGCCGGTGACGCGCGGCGTTCAGGCCGGCGCGGTTTCGGCAGGTAGTGGCTCGGTCAGCGACAGCTACATGGCCATCGTCACTTGATCGCTTTGCGCTGATCCTGTGGGTCCGCAGGCTGGCGGTTCTGGTGGCCAGCCAATGGTGGAGGCCGACATGTCGGTGCAGGTGGGGTCTGGTCAAAAGGAAGGATCAGCGGTCCATTGTGCTGTGTTGGTGCGGGGGAATGAGGTGCAGGTTTCCATTGTCTCGCCCGCTTCGGTCCAGCTGTCCAGGTGGGCGCGGGCAGACAGAGATGTGCTTGAGCCTGAGGTGGATAGGATCTCGGATCTGGAGCCGGTTGGTGCTCGGCATGGGAAGGGATCCGTCCAAATTGGATCGTACCATATCCCCTTGCGGGGCCCAGTGCATGATGGGGACGCCTCCTCATGCGGGGATAGATGGGATGGGCTGGACTCGTTGTTCGAGGAGGATTCGACGAGTGGATGCTTGCGAACGCTGCATGGACAGGTGGAGGCTGGTGATGCGTTATGTGTGAGCCTATCAAAGGAGGGCTGCGCCCATGCACCATGCACTCCTTCCCCGACGTCGCTACGTACGGTGGGGCTGGCGAGTCCAGGGGATGTGATAGAGGAGACCAGGCTTCCCAGCCCTGTACAAACCATGGTCACACCGCAGAGGGCCGATGGGGAGGGCCCCTTGCTACAGGACATTGAAGCCATGCGGGCGCAGATGTGCCGGTCCATAACACCAATTTTGCCGCGTCCACCAAGTCGTGCATGTGGGTTACAAGCCCGGAACCCAAGAAAGAAGCAGAGGGTGGATGTCACTCCAAGGAGGAGTGCGCGATTGACAAAGATGGGTGCCTCCAAGCAGCAACAAGTCCTCATTAGAAGATTATGTTTGGCCCATGAAGGGGAGGTAATCTCGGAGGAAGCACTAAGGATGTATGTGGACCTGTTTTCTCGGCCACTCTCGGATGCTCACATCGCGGCGATACTTGCTTTGTTTGGATGGGAGTCACCGGCAATGCCGCTGGCGAGTGAGGCGGTGCACTAGCCGCTTGGCTGGTGGTCATGGTTGGATCTGATCATGAATGCGCAGCCATTGAGGATGATCGTGTGGAATGTCCGTGGGCTAAAGGCTCCGGCCCGCAGGAATGCTGTATTTCAGGTGGTTATTTCTGTGTTTTGAGAATCCACTATCAATCGCTTCATTGCCCCACACAACTCCTATCTTACACATGTTTTGATGCTTCTGCGGATGTATATCTTGCATAGAGCTAATCACATGACACACATTATTTCAGCTTAGCGTCATGTACTTTATGGCCATATGAAACATCACTCAAGAATGGAGGTGTCTGTCTACACGGTAGTAATCGTGATGATCACCCTTATTTATTTGATATGCTTGAAAAATATGCCATACAAGGTCAGAACCGAGTTTGACCAAGGACTATTGCCATTATGCAAAGCTACCTAGTATTGGTAGTTTAGAATAACATCTCACCACATATTAGATGAAAGCTATACGTGATTAACTGAAATACGGAAAAAAAATCTTTTCTCAATAGAAAATGGCACATCGATCAATAATCATCCTCAATTGCAAAATTAATGTATAAATTAGAGTTGCACATGGCATGCACATGATTTGGAATAAAATGCATGTTCTCTAACAAGTGAAAAACATTTAATATCATAATGTTCTTCAATACTTCGTCTACTTCTCAGAAAATAAATTTCCTGGACAGGTTAAGGGTCTATTTTTTGCGAAAAGGGCACCAATTTATTACGAAAGCTCACTAGAAGTACAAGGCACCCAATACAAAATAGAAACTACTTCGAGGTCCCTGGACCACCAAAATGGCCGGTATCGATGACATAACAAGTCGTTGACATGCCATTGTCGCTGTTCCGCTACTGGAGCCGGCCCGACCTTGTCGACGGTAGCCGAGAAGTCTCCGTGCATGTGCCCCGTAGGATTAGCACCCTAGAGTCGTAGTTGTCATCACTGAACTATTGAATGTCATGTGAATTGTAGAAGGGTTAGGTACTCATAAACAAGGTTGTTTAATATATGTATGTTGAAAAGCAAGGGGATAAATTGAACGAAATGAAGAGCAATCCAGAATCCTATTAATCTGCATTGTCTAATATTAGTCTTGCCATCGTCCATGTATGACAAGAAACCCTGACCTCGCCGCCCCAAGGAGATGACAAAAATCTATGTCGAAACTCCGTCTACTTCGTCTCGATGGAAGAAGTTGAGAATGATCAGATCTCAAAAGACCAGCTAAAAGATGAAGCACTGCCATCTATCCGAGTGTCACCCTTGCGAGGACTAAGACCCTCTAACCCAAATTACCAGCCGAAGCGCCAAGGCCTTGGGGATTCCCCCTGCCAGCGGTTGCTGGAGCAACAGGTAAGGGAGGCGAACTCGGGAGTTACGAGTGATCAATCGATATAGTTAAGGTTCTCTTTAACGCACAAGATTCTTAAAATGCGGAATAAAAAATTGTATGACCAAGTGTTATGTCTTCTTGAATTCTGTAAAATTAGAAACTACATAAATTTGGATGAAGGAGTGCTTAATGGCATAGGAGAAACGTTGGAATTCTTAATAAAGGATTGAGCGGATGGAAATTTTCCTCGAAAATAGAATGGAAATGGATTCAAAGGAAAAATTCCAAAGGATTGCAACCATATGAATCAAACTGCCAACGCAGGAAAGATCCCTAAGAATTTAAATCCTCTAAAAATTGCtataaaattcctttgaatcaaaggagctctAAAAATGTTTTATGCATAACTACTAGTACGTCTTGAAGGAGGCACGTATCACATCCACAAGAGTGAACATGTTGCATATACACTCGTGCGTTAGTTCAGCTCCGCCTAATTGCACAACTGATTTCCTCTGGGAAACCGACGAATATTAGTTGTAGTCTCCGCGTCGCCCAGGCGGGGTCGGCAGCTTCTGCTCCTGGACGACGAGTCGCGCCGGGAGCGGCCGGCCGGTGCCAGAGCCTCCACAGCTGCGGCACCGCTTGCGACCGGAGCCGGAGCACGTCCCGCAGCCGACGTCGCCGTCGGACCAACGGCTGCAGAGGCACTCCTCCCGGCCGGTGCCGCTGCACGTGGAGCAACGGGGCCGCGCGTTCCACCTGGACGCCGCCGGCagcccgtcgcccgtcgtccggTTCGCCATCGCCACGCCCGCCAGCATCCCGAGCCCCGCCGACGCGATCACCATGGGCGAAACCATCTTCGCCGAAAAAACAATCCAAGAATCTCCCTTTTCTTGGTGCCCAAATTGCCGGTGCTTGTTGCTTCCTTGCCGTGTGCACTTGCCTGGTGCTGGtaaggagtggaagaagagatttGGATGTGTGTGTCAGTGTGTGGCCAGGGGGGGTGTGGCAATCTGTTGATTTTGTGGACGGGGTGCGTCGGTTTATAGGATTTTTTCGCGGGTTGTAGGAAGGTGGGTGTTGGGATAGTTTCGTTTAGCAGTTTGGAGGGTAGCGGAGGCGAGGAAGGGAAGGCGTGCCCGCCTCGTTacctttgcttgcttgcttggtcTGCATCCGTCGGCTACTCTGCTATGCTTGGGCCTTTCGATCTCTGTTTCGTGTGTGCTGCGAGCTGCTTCGCTGCACGTGTGTTTACTCTGCCCTTGCGAGTTCCTTTGCCTTTTCCACGCTACGAGACCAATTCGGAGCTAGGCACTGGATTTGTCCTCTGCATTCTTATGAGCTCCGTTAACGATCTGGATCATGTAACTGGCCGAAAGACTTGTAGATGATTCTCTAGATTGCTTGCAACATTTGGACCCTGTTAGCTGGCGAATATTCGCCGCCAGGATGGCATATGCGAACGATTTcgtggcagttttagttgcgaggAAGTGGTAAGGAGTGGTATTTTCTCTAGCCAACATGGCAGTTTCTTCCGGAGAAGGCAATTTTCGTTTAAAAACTGCCATCGTTTGATCTTTTCTCACAACTAAAACTACCGTCAAATGACGTTCGCTTGCCACCCCCTCCCAACTGACGTTCGTTGGGTAATATTACCGCAAGATTTTGATTTACTTAGTAGGGCATCTCTAACAGACTCCTCCCTCTCTCCCTATTTGTCTGGACCGGAACTATCATCCAATGGGTTCGTCTGGATATTCCGGACTGTCAGGTATCCCAGTCCCACCTCTAATCGAGGGAATAATAAGGTAGTCTGAAATGTCCGTCAGTCGGATCGAATAGTCCGACCCCACATAAAATTCCTATCGAAACCCCTTTCCCGTCCCACACTCCACCCCCTTTTCCTCCGCTCCCTTTCTCCGCTCCAAGACCCTGATTATGTCGCTGCACTAACCTCGAACACCACCTGGTTCTTGCAGACCTCCGTCGCTCCACCTTGTCGCCTAGACGCCAGGCCACTGTCGTCGGATCCCTACGTCACCTAAATAACTTTCCACCCACTGATGACGTCCATGTCAACCGCCACACACACCAAGTGTTCGGTGAAATGCCAATTGACAATGGGATGCAACTACATCATCACTGGTCATTACTACAACATGGGATACTGCTTTCAAATGTCATATGACGATGTGATGCAACTAATGCACACACCAAGTGTTTGTTGAAATGTCTTTTTTACAATTCAGTTTATCGGTGATGTCTCGCGTACTTGCTCTCGTATTTAGTTCGAAGATCATATATTAATGTGTGCTCACCTACTCCTTTTTGAAAGACAAGATGGAGAAAATATTTAAATGTCCTTATTTCTACACCTTCTCACCTAAATATAACTACTGTGATCTTCAGTGACTATATAGGGTAAGATGGGAGCACATTCCAAATTTACATTTCGTTAGAAAGTTAGACTCGACCAAGCATCTCCTCGTTTGCACTACTATAGAAACTAAAGCTTCTACATAGGCTAGTTTAAATGTG from Triticum dicoccoides isolate Atlit2015 ecotype Zavitan chromosome 6A, WEW_v2.0, whole genome shotgun sequence encodes:
- the LOC119318053 gene encoding uncharacterized protein LOC119318053; protein product: MVSPMVIASAGLGMLAGVAMANRTTGDGLPAASRWNARPRCSTCSGTGREECLCSRWSDGDVGCGTCSGSGRKRCRSCGGSGTGRPLPARLVVQEQKLPTPPGRRGDYN